A region from the Thermodesulfobacteriota bacterium genome encodes:
- a CDS encoding phosphoribosyltransferase family protein: protein MLFKDRKEVGARLAQVLRPQAPARDSLVVALSRGGLLVAHEVAQALGARLEPFLVQMLERPRLAQQAFGAIALAASQDIGEEMRKVQRWAVWPARTGPPARPAPGILDKWVILADDGTATLTTMRAAATALRWGRPRRLTMALPAITPQAQEALEAEADEIVTLVSPHLAEGLGAWYEDYTLPDDLTMTALLAEADQWLN, encoded by the coding sequence ATGCTCTTCAAGGATCGCAAGGAGGTCGGAGCGCGGCTGGCCCAGGTCCTGCGGCCCCAGGCCCCGGCCCGAGACAGTCTGGTGGTGGCTCTGTCCCGCGGCGGCCTGCTGGTCGCGCACGAGGTGGCGCAGGCCCTGGGGGCACGCCTGGAGCCCTTTCTGGTCCAGATGCTGGAGCGGCCCAGGCTTGCCCAGCAGGCCTTCGGCGCCATCGCCCTTGCGGCCAGCCAGGACATCGGGGAAGAGATGAGGAAGGTGCAGCGCTGGGCGGTCTGGCCGGCGAGAACCGGCCCCCCGGCCCGGCCGGCGCCCGGCATCCTGGACAAGTGGGTCATCCTGGCCGACGACGGCACCGCCACGCTCACCACCATGCGTGCCGCGGCCACGGCGCTCAGGTGGGGAAGGCCCCGGCGGCTGACCATGGCCTTGCCGGCGATCACGCCGCAGGCGCAGGAAGCCCTGGAGGCCGAGGCCGACGAGATCGTCACGCTCGTCAGCCCGCACCTGGCCGAAGGCCTGGGGGCCTGGTACGAGGACTACACCCTGCCGGACGACCTGACCATGACCGCGCTTCTTGCCGAGGCGGATCAGTGGTTGAACTGA
- a CDS encoding multiheme c-type cytochrome, which yields MSKEIPTIINKELTMKRAGLSTIAVVGCLLVVTSTGEAGSEKKAGHAEEFAGSESCRTCHAEEYESWKESWHSKIIRPKKGAILKEAVEKWGGDGTNPGPTTGNVSGKTYTFDDVQYVVGSRWKQRYLVKNEQSGGLQFLNMQFNRASLMWEKYGQKNDWDSMCATCHTTGYRILEYDEKAGRTVKSDFVEMGVGCEACHGPGARHVESKKEMDIFNPARLDVQAQSKVCGYCHIRLENERWKSAQGNPREDFPAPKVGETHRPGDDWTTWYPEEVIIPGVQEQHPFDAEYQGDLKGMFKVDEISKASGVYEEAKHHQEYQGFIQSAHYQKAKMSCITCHSPHAGKGKIKKVSKDACGSCHDATFTVEAYMPNTGKTADNLFVRSHTFVKSPRKGGPGAAELGTPHYYE from the coding sequence ATGTCGAAGGAGATCCCAACAATCATCAACAAGGAGCTGACCATGAAACGAGCCGGTTTATCGACCATTGCAGTTGTCGGTTGCCTCCTGGTGGTGACCAGCACCGGAGAGGCTGGGTCGGAAAAAAAGGCAGGCCACGCCGAGGAGTTCGCCGGCTCGGAATCCTGCCGGACGTGCCATGCCGAGGAATACGAAAGCTGGAAGGAATCGTGGCACAGCAAGATCATCAGGCCGAAAAAAGGCGCCATCCTGAAGGAGGCGGTGGAGAAATGGGGCGGCGACGGCACCAACCCCGGCCCGACCACCGGTAATGTCTCGGGCAAGACCTACACCTTCGACGATGTCCAATACGTGGTTGGCTCCCGCTGGAAACAGCGTTACCTGGTGAAGAACGAGCAGTCCGGCGGCCTCCAGTTTCTCAACATGCAGTTCAACCGCGCGAGCCTCATGTGGGAAAAATACGGCCAGAAAAACGACTGGGACAGCATGTGCGCCACCTGTCATACCACCGGCTACCGTATCCTGGAGTATGACGAAAAGGCCGGCCGGACCGTCAAGAGCGACTTTGTCGAAATGGGGGTCGGTTGCGAGGCCTGCCATGGCCCCGGGGCCCGCCATGTCGAGTCGAAGAAGGAGATGGACATCTTCAACCCGGCCCGCCTGGACGTCCAAGCGCAGTCCAAGGTTTGCGGCTACTGCCATATCCGCCTCGAGAACGAGCGGTGGAAATCGGCCCAGGGCAACCCACGCGAGGACTTCCCGGCCCCCAAGGTTGGCGAGACCCACAGGCCAGGCGACGACTGGACCACATGGTATCCCGAGGAGGTCATCATTCCCGGGGTCCAGGAGCAACACCCCTTTGACGCAGAATACCAGGGGGACCTGAAGGGAATGTTCAAGGTCGACGAGATCTCCAAGGCCAGCGGAGTCTACGAGGAAGCCAAGCATCACCAGGAATACCAGGGCTTCATCCAGTCGGCCCATTATCAGAAGGCCAAGATGTCGTGCATCACCTGCCACTCACCCCACGCCGGCAAGGGCAAGATCAAGAAAGTGTCAAAGGATGCCTGCGGCAGCTGCCACGATGCCACCTTCACGGTGGAAGCATACATGCCCAACACCGGCAAGACCGCCGACAACCTGTTCGTGCGCAGCCATACCTTCGTCAAGAGCCCGCGCAAGGGTGGGCCAGGCGCCGCCGAACTGGGCACGCCACACTATTACGAATAG